In the genome of Ignavibacteriales bacterium, one region contains:
- a CDS encoding 4a-hydroxytetrahydrobiopterin dehydratase, translated as MSLFSVEEIQSKLKSLDGWVFEKNQIEKTYQHKDFANALKFVNALGEEAEKMDHHPDIFIHSWNKVKITISTHSEGGVTQKDFLLAGKIDALY; from the coding sequence ATGAGTTTATTTTCAGTAGAGGAAATTCAATCTAAACTAAAGTCATTGGACGGCTGGGTATTTGAAAAAAATCAAATCGAAAAAACATACCAGCATAAGGATTTTGCTAATGCTCTTAAATTCGTTAATGCACTAGGTGAAGAGGCTGAAAAAATGGATCACCACCCTGATATTTTTATTCATTCTTGGAATAAAGTGAAGATCACAATTTCAACACATAGTGAAGGTGGTGTTACTCAAAAAGATTTTTTATTGGCCGGAAAAATCGATGCTCTGTATTGA